Proteins found in one Thalassomonas actiniarum genomic segment:
- a CDS encoding M14 family metallopeptidase, whose translation MFFQRLFSRSLLAGFFFFLVLKSVSAAPLSEYLAKENNYLPGVPEPAAVLGFDVGDRQIRHDQLLNYFQTLGQASPRVKLTPIGQSSQFRQQLLVTISSEENLANLDALLEKRSVGALMKSAKKDSESDGPLVVWLGYSVHGDEISGANASMLAAYHYAASQDKAVTEMLAQTIIVMEPSINPDGMDRFVNWVTTFRGTVANADANHIEHHQGWPSGRTNHFWFDLNRDWLLLSQKESRNRLKYFHYYQPNVLGDYHEMGANSSYFFQPGIPSRTHPLTPKENTRLTQAIAGFHARALDQEQRLYFSEENYDDFYYGKGSTYPDINGSIGILFEQASSRGMQQDTLNGLLTFDFGIKNHLLTSLSTVEGAWKNKEKLAAYRKKFYQQGLKLAGKEKFSGYLLHEGKDSHRLFAFLDKLQQHQIQVYPLTEDYSHNGKQYSKENSYYVPLEQPQYRVIQALFNQETHFRDNTFYDVSGWTMALAMNIEFQKVERAWGLELAKNTWQRSESQPQDIDENAYAYGFEWHHFLAPKMLNQLLAQGIKAKVATKAFTAAMAKGNRSFQPGTIVIPAGLQKKANWRELVARASQSNNIEMISFSTGFTPQGIDFGSNSLRPLSQVKTLLVGGAGVSQYEAGEIRYYLDELLNIPVSVVEQQRLGKVNLSDYSHLIFVDGNYSSLPEATVTKLSAWVKQGGTLFAQKRGAKWLADKELLKADFVSNKQLDQLFDTENLTYGDKEALAGRKRIAGAIFNTRLDTSHPLAYGYDKAELPMFRNSTLIMDRPTEPFISVASYSEEPLLSGYTDRNLVNRIANNSALVAHNLGKGRVIATTDNFVFRGYWYGSAKLLANSLFFAKAFHAPVRK comes from the coding sequence ATGTTTTTTCAGCGTTTATTTTCTCGTTCCCTGCTTGCCGGGTTCTTTTTTTTCCTCGTTTTAAAGAGTGTTTCTGCCGCTCCCTTATCCGAGTATCTGGCAAAAGAAAATAATTATCTGCCGGGGGTGCCGGAGCCCGCTGCCGTGCTGGGCTTTGATGTCGGCGACCGCCAGATAAGACATGATCAACTGCTGAATTATTTTCAAACCTTGGGACAAGCCAGTCCCAGGGTCAAACTGACCCCGATAGGGCAAAGCAGTCAGTTCCGGCAGCAACTGCTGGTGACTATCTCCAGCGAAGAAAATCTCGCCAACCTGGATGCGCTGCTGGAAAAAAGAAGTGTCGGTGCGCTGATGAAATCAGCTAAAAAAGACAGCGAAAGTGACGGGCCTTTAGTGGTTTGGCTCGGCTATAGTGTCCATGGCGATGAGATCAGCGGTGCCAATGCGTCTATGCTGGCAGCCTATCATTATGCCGCCAGCCAGGATAAAGCGGTGACTGAGATGCTGGCGCAAACCATTATTGTGATGGAGCCGAGCATTAATCCCGACGGCATGGACAGGTTTGTCAACTGGGTAACCACCTTCCGCGGTACGGTTGCCAATGCCGATGCCAACCATATCGAACACCATCAGGGCTGGCCCAGTGGACGCACCAACCATTTCTGGTTTGATCTTAACCGCGACTGGTTATTGCTGTCGCAAAAAGAGAGTCGTAACCGGTTGAAATATTTCCACTATTATCAGCCTAATGTTCTGGGTGACTACCACGAGATGGGGGCCAATTCCAGTTACTTTTTCCAGCCGGGCATACCGAGCAGGACCCATCCGCTGACGCCAAAGGAAAATACCCGCCTCACGCAAGCCATTGCCGGTTTTCATGCCCGGGCGCTGGATCAGGAGCAGCGTTTATATTTCAGTGAAGAAAATTATGATGATTTTTATTACGGCAAAGGTTCAACCTATCCGGATATCAACGGCAGCATAGGGATCCTGTTTGAACAAGCCAGCAGCCGGGGTATGCAGCAGGATACCCTCAACGGGTTATTGACCTTTGATTTTGGCATTAAAAACCATTTGTTAACTTCCCTGTCGACGGTGGAAGGCGCCTGGAAAAACAAAGAAAAATTAGCCGCCTATCGTAAAAAGTTTTATCAGCAGGGGCTGAAACTGGCGGGTAAGGAGAAATTCAGCGGTTACTTGCTGCACGAGGGCAAGGACAGTCACAGATTGTTTGCTTTTTTAGACAAGCTGCAACAGCATCAAATCCAGGTATATCCGTTAACGGAAGACTACAGCCATAACGGCAAGCAATACAGCAAAGAAAACAGTTATTATGTGCCGCTGGAGCAGCCACAATACCGGGTGATCCAGGCGCTGTTCAACCAGGAAACCCATTTCCGCGACAATACCTTTTATGATGTTTCCGGCTGGACCATGGCGCTGGCGATGAATATTGAATTTCAAAAAGTCGAGCGCGCCTGGGGATTGGAGTTAGCTAAAAATACCTGGCAGCGCAGCGAGTCTCAGCCGCAGGATATAGATGAGAATGCCTATGCCTATGGTTTTGAATGGCACCATTTTCTGGCACCCAAAATGCTCAATCAATTGCTGGCCCAAGGGATAAAGGCCAAGGTCGCCACCAAGGCTTTTACCGCCGCGATGGCAAAGGGTAACCGCAGCTTTCAACCCGGCACTATAGTGATCCCCGCCGGCCTGCAAAAGAAAGCGAACTGGCGCGAACTGGTAGCGCGGGCCAGTCAGAGCAATAACATAGAAATGATCAGCTTTAGCACAGGTTTTACCCCGCAAGGCATAGATTTTGGCAGTAATTCATTAAGACCCCTGTCTCAGGTAAAAACCTTGCTGGTGGGCGGCGCCGGCGTTTCCCAATATGAAGCCGGTGAGATCCGCTATTACCTCGATGAGCTCCTCAATATTCCTGTTTCCGTGGTAGAGCAGCAAAGGCTGGGGAAAGTTAATCTATCCGACTATAGCCACCTGATCTTTGTCGACGGCAACTACAGTTCGCTCCCGGAGGCAACGGTGACTAAACTGAGTGCCTGGGTGAAACAGGGGGGCACCTTGTTTGCACAAAAGCGGGGGGCGAAATGGCTCGCGGACAAAGAATTGTTAAAAGCCGATTTTGTTAGCAATAAACAGTTAGATCAGCTGTTTGATACCGAGAATCTAACCTATGGCGATAAAGAGGCACTGGCCGGGCGTAAGCGTATTGCCGGCGCCATCTTTAATACCCGCTTAGATACCAGTCACCCCCTTGCCTATGGTTATGACAAGGCTGAATTGCCTATGTTCAGAAACAGCACCCTGATCATGGATCGCCCGACAGAACCTTTCATCAGTGTTGCCAGCTATAGCGAAGAGCCGTTGTTAAGCGGTTATACCGACCGTAACCTGGTCAACCGTATCGCCAATAACAGTGCCCTGGTGGCGCATAACCTGGGTAAGGGCAGGGTTATTGCCACCACGGATAACTTTGTTTTTCGCGGTTACTGGTACGGCAGTGCCAAGCTTCTGGCCAACAGTTTGTTTTTTGCCAAAGCTTTCCATGCGCCGGTGAGA
- a CDS encoding MATE family efflux transporter, with the protein MLSIKNSHMHKQLFTLAIPMILSNITVPLLGLVDTAVIGHLDQAYFLGGSTVGAMLITAITWLCGFLRMSTTGLSAQAYGALDKQQGLIILMRGVLVALLIAAVVLIFQGFYLDIALSLAGGSEQVQFYARQYSEIRIWGLPAALANLVILGWLLGNHQAKTVMVLLIVTNLINLVLDLVFVLGLGWQVRGVALATLVAEYSGLTLGLVVIIRSKFSGLKLVLRGENWFRLLTRRVALMEYFKLNRDILIRTLCLEICFIFITFQGARLGDEIVAANAILMNFLLLISFGLDGIANAAEVMVGKAKGAGDDIKLKLVVNISLVWSGLFALAYSLAFLIGGQYFITLISDIPSVVTQANLYFSWIILLPLLSCWCYLYDGVYIGLMQARAMRNSMLIATFACFFPMWWLLQGYGNHGLWAAFSVFMLMRGLTLAWHFHIAGAGKVMPEK; encoded by the coding sequence TTGTTGTCGATAAAAAATAGCCATATGCATAAGCAACTGTTTACCCTGGCGATCCCTATGATCTTGTCGAATATTACCGTGCCCCTGCTCGGGCTGGTGGATACCGCGGTGATCGGCCATTTAGATCAGGCTTATTTTCTCGGCGGCAGTACGGTCGGCGCCATGTTGATCACCGCCATTACCTGGCTGTGCGGCTTTTTGCGTATGTCGACCACAGGCTTATCGGCCCAGGCCTACGGGGCTTTGGATAAACAGCAAGGTTTGATCATCTTAATGCGCGGCGTGCTGGTGGCTTTGCTCATTGCTGCCGTTGTGCTTATTTTCCAGGGGTTTTATCTGGATATTGCCCTGTCCCTGGCGGGGGGCTCGGAGCAGGTACAGTTTTATGCACGGCAATACAGCGAGATCCGTATCTGGGGGCTGCCGGCGGCATTGGCCAACCTGGTGATTTTAGGCTGGCTCCTGGGCAACCACCAGGCGAAAACCGTGATGGTACTTTTGATCGTCACCAACCTGATTAACCTGGTGCTGGATTTGGTGTTTGTCCTGGGGCTGGGCTGGCAGGTGCGCGGCGTCGCCCTGGCAACCTTGGTGGCTGAGTATTCGGGGTTAACCTTAGGGTTGGTGGTGATAATACGTAGCAAATTCAGTGGGTTAAAGCTGGTGTTGCGGGGTGAAAACTGGTTTCGCCTGTTAACCAGGCGTGTTGCCCTGATGGAATATTTTAAGCTTAACCGGGATATCTTGATCCGTACCCTGTGTCTGGAAATTTGCTTTATCTTTATCACCTTTCAGGGAGCGCGCCTGGGGGATGAGATTGTCGCCGCCAATGCCATCTTAATGAATTTTCTTTTGCTGATCTCTTTTGGTTTAGACGGCATCGCCAACGCCGCCGAAGTCATGGTGGGTAAAGCCAAGGGGGCCGGTGACGATATTAAGCTTAAATTGGTGGTCAATATCTCTCTGGTGTGGAGTGGCTTATTCGCCCTGGCTTATAGCCTGGCATTTCTTATCGGCGGGCAATATTTTATTACCCTGATTTCGGATATTCCCTCCGTGGTGACGCAGGCTAATCTGTACTTTAGCTGGATTATTTTGCTGCCTCTGCTCAGCTGCTGGTGTTACTTATACGACGGCGTTTATATCGGCTTAATGCAGGCCAGGGCGATGCGTAACAGCATGCTGATTGCTACCTTTGCTTGTTTTTTTCCCATGTGGTGGCTGTTGCAGGGTTATGGCAATCACGGCTTATGGGCGGCGTTTTCCGTGTTTATGCTGATGCGCGGCCTGACCCTGGCCTGGCATTTTCATATTGCCGGTGCAGGTAAAGTGATGCCGGAGAAATAA
- the nfuA gene encoding Fe-S biogenesis protein NfuA, whose amino-acid sequence MISISESAQAHFVKLLSQQAEGTSIRVFVVNPGTANAECGVSYCPPEAIEQDDIEIPFKDFSAYIDQDSKPFLEEAEIDFTTDQMGSQLTLKAPNAKLRKVADDAPLFDRVNYFLQTEVNPQLAGHGGECTLMEITEDGYVVLQFGGGCNGCSQIDVTVKDGIEKQLLATMGNEIAGVRDMTEHQRGEHSYY is encoded by the coding sequence ATGATCAGTATTTCAGAATCAGCCCAGGCGCACTTTGTGAAGTTATTATCACAACAGGCGGAAGGTACAAGTATCCGGGTATTTGTTGTTAACCCCGGCACGGCAAACGCCGAATGTGGTGTCTCTTATTGCCCGCCGGAAGCGATAGAGCAGGACGATATCGAAATTCCTTTCAAGGATTTTTCCGCTTATATCGATCAGGACAGCAAACCATTTTTGGAAGAAGCAGAAATTGATTTCACCACAGATCAGATGGGCTCACAGCTGACGTTAAAAGCGCCGAATGCCAAATTACGCAAAGTGGCGGACGATGCCCCCTTATTTGACCGGGTCAATTACTTCCTGCAAACCGAAGTCAACCCGCAACTGGCCGGACACGGCGGTGAATGTACCCTGATGGAGATCACCGAAGACGGTTATGTTGTGCTGCAATTCGGCGGCGGCTGTAACGGCTGCAGCCAGATAGATGTGACGGTAAAAGACGGTATCGAAAAGCAGTTGCTGGCCACCATGGGCAATGAAATCGCCGGTGTCCGTGATATGACCGAGCACCAGCGCGGTGAGCACTCTTATTACTAA